From a single Nostoc edaphicum CCNP1411 genomic region:
- a CDS encoding DHA2 family efflux MFS transporter permease subunit — MANTGVIYQQAPPERVPIKTWIGVLASMLGAFMAVLDIQITNASLQDIQASLGATLEEGSWISTAYLVAEIVVIPLTGWLSRVFSLRRYLLVNTALFIFFSICCAWSWNLNSMILFRALQGFSGGVLIPTAMTVVLTTLPQSKQSVGLAAFGFSAVFAPSIGPTLGGWLTENFGWEYNFYINLIPGALMLAGVWYGIKQERPQISLLKQGDWWGIIAMALGLGSLQIVLEEGSRKDWFSSALILRLSAIAVIFLAIFFFIELTRKQPFINLRLLFKRNFGLASIVNVSLGVGLYGSIYILPLYLAQIQKYNALQIGEVLIWAGIPQLFIIPLIPKLMQRIDVRLMVAVGVTLFSISAFMNSGMTNETGLDQLRWSQFVRAMGQPLIMVPLTSIATAGLSPKEAGSASGLFNMMRNMGGSIGIASLATLLSNREQFHSNRLGDGISLYNPETQQRIDQMTQYFISRGADLSTAQNQAIASISNIVRREAFVMAFNDCFYFIGIALLLSGIAVLFFKKVKPTAGAVAH, encoded by the coding sequence ATGGCTAATACAGGTGTAATTTATCAGCAAGCGCCGCCAGAACGTGTCCCGATAAAAACGTGGATTGGTGTATTAGCCAGTATGCTTGGCGCATTTATGGCGGTATTAGATATTCAAATAACTAATGCTTCGCTGCAAGATATTCAAGCAAGTTTGGGAGCAACTCTAGAAGAAGGTTCTTGGATTTCTACAGCGTATCTCGTGGCAGAAATTGTGGTAATTCCTCTCACAGGATGGTTATCACGGGTGTTTTCTCTGCGGCGTTATCTGTTAGTAAATACTGCACTATTTATTTTCTTTTCTATATGCTGTGCTTGGTCGTGGAATCTCAATTCCATGATTTTATTTCGCGCCTTACAAGGTTTTAGTGGGGGAGTATTAATTCCCACCGCTATGACAGTTGTTTTAACAACTTTACCCCAATCTAAGCAATCAGTTGGACTGGCTGCATTTGGATTTAGTGCAGTTTTTGCACCCTCAATTGGCCCGACATTGGGAGGTTGGTTAACAGAAAACTTTGGTTGGGAATACAACTTTTATATAAATTTAATTCCAGGGGCATTAATGCTGGCTGGTGTTTGGTATGGAATTAAGCAAGAACGTCCCCAAATTAGTTTACTGAAACAAGGTGATTGGTGGGGAATTATTGCAATGGCTCTTGGGTTAGGTTCCCTACAAATTGTTTTAGAAGAAGGTAGCCGCAAAGATTGGTTTAGTTCAGCGCTGATTTTGCGATTAAGTGCGATCGCAGTAATTTTTTTGGCGATATTTTTCTTTATAGAATTAACTCGGAAGCAACCATTTATTAATTTACGACTTTTATTTAAGCGTAACTTTGGTTTAGCCAGTATTGTCAATGTGTCGCTGGGAGTAGGATTGTATGGTTCAATTTATATTTTACCGCTGTATCTCGCCCAAATTCAAAAGTACAATGCGCTGCAAATTGGTGAAGTACTAATTTGGGCTGGTATTCCCCAATTGTTTATTATTCCCCTCATACCCAAATTGATGCAACGCATTGATGTGCGGTTAATGGTAGCTGTTGGTGTAACATTGTTTTCCATCAGTGCATTTATGAACTCTGGAATGACGAATGAAACAGGATTAGATCAGTTACGCTGGTCGCAATTTGTGCGTGCAATGGGACAACCTCTAATTATGGTACCACTGACATCTATCGCTACTGCTGGATTAAGTCCAAAAGAAGCAGGTTCGGCAAGTGGTTTATTTAATATGATGCGGAATATGGGCGGTTCTATAGGAATTGCATCTTTAGCAACTTTATTAAGTAATAGAGAACAATTCCACTCGAATAGATTGGGTGATGGAATATCTTTATATAACCCAGAAACTCAACAGCGAATTGACCAAATGACACAGTATTTTATCAGTCGAGGAGCAGATTTGAGTACAGCGCAAAATCAAGCGATCGCATCTATATCCAACATCGTCCGCCGAGAAGCATTTGTGATGGCTTTTAACGATTGTTTCTACTTTATTGGCATTGCATTGTTGCTTAGTGGAATTGCCGTTTTATTCTTCAAAAAGGTGAAGCCAACTGCTGGCGCTGTCGCTCATTAG
- a CDS encoding tetratricopeptide repeat protein, protein MKVKHKPKSAFVQSFSGMMLSIITVVGLSPLVLAVPAKVSLHTPEQNAQKQPQKLAQFSDTGPSERSQLLQQANALLNQGDLTGAEENLRKLIKQFPKDTFGHFQLGNVLFRQKKPEEAISAYQEAIRLQPKYALAHNAIGMVYASQSRWEEAIAEYKKALDINPNYAEGLTNFALALWQTNKKDEALSSLEKALNIFKEQNRGEKVNQVERILKEIKTADDPGIS, encoded by the coding sequence ATGAAGGTGAAGCACAAACCCAAATCAGCATTTGTTCAATCTTTTAGCGGCATGATGCTGAGTATCATAACTGTAGTTGGTCTATCACCATTAGTATTAGCGGTTCCTGCCAAAGTTTCTTTGCATACGCCAGAACAGAATGCACAGAAACAACCACAAAAACTAGCACAGTTTTCCGATACAGGGCCATCAGAGCGATCGCAACTCCTGCAACAAGCCAATGCTTTGTTGAACCAGGGAGACTTGACAGGTGCGGAGGAAAATTTACGCAAATTAATTAAACAATTCCCAAAAGATACCTTTGGACACTTTCAACTAGGAAATGTGCTTTTTCGCCAAAAGAAACCAGAAGAAGCAATTAGCGCCTATCAAGAAGCCATTCGCCTCCAGCCAAAATACGCTCTAGCTCACAATGCGATCGGTATGGTTTATGCAAGCCAAAGTCGCTGGGAAGAAGCCATTGCTGAATATAAAAAAGCTCTAGACATTAATCCTAATTATGCCGAGGGGCTGACTAATTTTGCACTGGCATTGTGGCAAACAAATAAAAAAGATGAGGCACTATCTTCTTTAGAAAAAGCTTTAAATATTTTCAAAGAACAAAATAGAGGTGAAAAAGTTAACCAAGTAGAACGAATTTTGAAAGAGATCAAAACTGCTGATGATCCTGGTATTTCGTGA
- a CDS encoding HlyD family secretion protein: MSANTFNGHNQNKIPVIEKEIIPDSETLEAVTVITEAPEIKKEIPPKRKKPTALILAGLGVAAIAAGTFGYHYWQYASTHQETDNATVAGNIHQISSRIPGTVSQVLVNDNQLVQPGQLLVELDPRDYQSKVQQAAAALENAQSQAQAAQANIALTSQTTSGKTTQAQGDVSGAVAAISTAQAAVQEAQAGIPAAQAQVRLAQAGIPAAQAQVAQANANLEKAQTDYNRYNELYKTGAIARQQLDTAKADYDVASAQKNAAIQGVEQAQAKLASAKVGVAQAQSQLAQAQENVVSAQAKLAASKGGLQQATAGGQDTTVKRSQYEAAKAAIAQSEASLKDAQLQLSYANITAPSAGRIGRKNVEVGNRVQSGTPLMAIVDNSYWVIANFKETQLEKMRPQEPVEIKLDAFPHHTFIGRVDSISPASGAQFALLPPDNATGNFTKVVQRIPVKIVFDQKSIQGYESRITPGMSAEVAVEVK, translated from the coding sequence ATGAGCGCTAATACTTTTAACGGACACAACCAAAACAAGATCCCAGTTATAGAAAAAGAAATCATTCCTGATTCAGAGACTTTAGAAGCTGTGACTGTAATAACAGAAGCACCTGAGATCAAGAAAGAAATTCCACCGAAGCGGAAAAAACCGACTGCTTTAATTTTGGCAGGATTAGGTGTCGCTGCGATCGCCGCAGGTACTTTTGGTTATCACTACTGGCAATATGCCTCTACCCATCAGGAAACAGACAACGCCACCGTTGCGGGAAATATTCACCAAATTAGTAGTCGCATTCCCGGAACTGTAAGTCAGGTGCTTGTGAATGATAACCAACTGGTGCAACCGGGACAATTGTTAGTGGAGTTAGATCCACGGGACTATCAAAGTAAGGTACAGCAAGCCGCCGCAGCCCTAGAAAATGCTCAAAGTCAAGCGCAAGCGGCCCAAGCAAATATTGCTTTAACTTCACAAACCACTAGTGGGAAGACAACCCAAGCGCAGGGGGATGTCAGCGGTGCAGTAGCAGCAATTTCCACAGCCCAAGCAGCAGTACAAGAAGCCCAAGCTGGGATACCCGCAGCCCAAGCCCAAGTCAGACTAGCCCAAGCAGGGATTCCCGCCGCCCAAGCGCAGGTAGCGCAAGCCAATGCGAATTTGGAAAAAGCTCAAACAGATTACAATCGTTACAATGAGTTGTATAAAACAGGTGCGATCGCTCGTCAGCAGTTAGACACCGCTAAAGCAGATTATGATGTCGCTTCCGCACAAAAAAACGCCGCCATTCAGGGAGTAGAACAAGCCCAAGCCAAGTTAGCCTCCGCCAAAGTTGGTGTAGCCCAAGCCCAATCTCAATTAGCACAAGCGCAAGAAAATGTAGTCAGCGCCCAAGCTAAATTGGCAGCATCCAAAGGAGGATTGCAACAAGCTACCGCCGGCGGACAAGATACAACAGTCAAACGTAGTCAATACGAAGCGGCAAAAGCTGCGATCGCACAATCAGAAGCATCGCTTAAAGACGCACAATTGCAACTATCTTATGCCAACATTACCGCACCCAGTGCCGGACGCATAGGTAGAAAAAACGTGGAAGTTGGCAACCGAGTCCAATCGGGAACACCATTAATGGCGATCGTGGATAACAGCTATTGGGTAATTGCAAACTTCAAAGAAACTCAATTAGAAAAGATGCGGCCACAAGAGCCAGTAGAAATCAAGCTAGATGCTTTCCCTCATCATACCTTTATTGGTCGTGTTGACAGTATTTCGCCAGCTTCCGGCGCTCAATTTGCCTTATTGCCACCGGATAACGCTACAGGTAACTTTACCAAAGTTGTGCAGCGCATCCCAGTAAAAATAGTTTTTGACCAAAAGAGTATTCAAGGTTACGAATCGCGGATTACACCGGGGATGTCTGCGGAAGTTGCTGTGGAAGTTAAGTAG
- a CDS encoding MarR family winged helix-turn-helix transcriptional regulator — MVSTSNQSPALESWQQNLAPYNLGYRIKLVSQLLSRKFTERLEPFGLTPFHWLVLCCLWQEDGLPTSSIGDKLKQVGGTLTGVLDRMEERGLVRRERDTHDRRIWRIWLTDAGKELEAVLPPIAAAVRDEAMEGISFADRELFSQILNRAIANLS, encoded by the coding sequence ATGGTTTCTACATCTAATCAGTCCCCAGCTTTAGAGTCGTGGCAGCAAAATCTGGCACCATACAATTTAGGTTACAGAATCAAATTAGTTTCACAATTGCTCAGTCGCAAATTTACTGAGAGGCTAGAACCATTTGGATTGACGCCATTTCACTGGCTGGTTTTGTGCTGTTTATGGCAAGAAGATGGTTTACCGACTTCTAGTATTGGGGACAAACTCAAACAAGTGGGAGGGACTTTGACAGGTGTACTAGATCGCATGGAAGAACGCGGCTTGGTGCGTCGAGAACGCGATACCCACGATCGCCGGATCTGGCGGATTTGGCTAACGGATGCAGGTAAGGAACTAGAAGCTGTCTTACCGCCAATCGCCGCAGCCGTGCGTGATGAAGCGATGGAAGGTATTTCTTTTGCTGACCGAGAACTGTTTTCCCAAATCTTGAATCGGGCGATCGCTAACCTCTCCTAA
- a CDS encoding GmrSD restriction endonuclease domain-containing protein: MSITPKGTSVLELYRLYRTEKLIVNRRYQRKLVWTKSEKTRLIESLLLNYPIPLILLGVFNDSDGEEVYEIIDGMQRLNAIFSFIENEFSVQEKYFDVTKHPFAYELSQAKVFKPVDATKYTCWDSDICAKFLEYSVAVTIYRANLIDEIEDIFNRINSNGKHLSPQEVRQAGVTTKFSTLVRFLAAEIRGDVSREELPLTEMPEISIDAKSIDLGYGVYAEDTFWCNQGILRISGLRDSEDEQLLADIILSIALGEPFAASKENFDAYYGKGDNNKSDKIELAIAKYGEDNLQQDIKTVLSHIINAINAVNISKQNNFLRNILSRKSGGSNPVKEPFYTLFMSFYELLIKESKEPFEYEKVFAAVQNLITKIKMSPTVKTENRIDNIGLTKGLIQNYFKHSNSPTRSSGSYAIDFENYLRRSKTEAPNYDFKQGLYTLEEKNRRFDEQNLEKIIQNIAAIANLGKGKKGYIFIGVTDKEQDTQRIEKLDNITAPRFFTFGIVGLEREARLKDISLDDYILSISRKIRDSKLPEWLKTAVNTSLTPLTYMEHTVLMIEIKAGNEPVWYGDKLYIRDGHEKKPQEVSGGQTAAVYNLFR, from the coding sequence ATGAGCATTACTCCGAAAGGTACAAGCGTACTAGAATTATATCGTCTTTATAGAACAGAAAAGTTAATTGTCAATCGTAGATATCAACGTAAGCTTGTTTGGACAAAAAGTGAAAAAACTCGTCTTATTGAAAGCTTATTACTTAATTATCCTATTCCATTAATATTATTGGGAGTCTTTAATGATAGTGATGGAGAAGAGGTATATGAAATAATTGATGGTATGCAAAGACTTAATGCAATATTTAGTTTCATAGAAAATGAGTTTTCTGTCCAAGAAAAATATTTTGATGTTACCAAACATCCTTTTGCATACGAGTTGAGTCAAGCAAAAGTATTTAAGCCAGTAGATGCTACTAAATACACTTGTTGGGATTCTGATATTTGTGCAAAGTTCTTAGAGTATTCCGTTGCAGTAACAATATACAGAGCCAATTTAATTGATGAAATTGAGGATATTTTCAATCGAATCAATTCAAATGGTAAACATCTATCACCTCAAGAAGTAAGACAAGCTGGAGTCACGACAAAGTTTTCAACTTTGGTTAGGTTTCTTGCAGCTGAAATTCGTGGGGATGTCTCACGAGAAGAACTTCCTCTCACTGAGATGCCTGAGATTAGTATTGATGCCAAATCTATTGATCTTGGATATGGAGTTTATGCAGAAGATACATTTTGGTGCAATCAAGGAATACTACGTATTTCTGGTCTTCGAGATAGTGAGGATGAACAGTTACTAGCAGATATAATACTTTCTATAGCACTAGGAGAACCTTTCGCAGCTAGCAAAGAAAACTTTGATGCTTACTATGGAAAAGGTGATAATAATAAATCAGATAAAATAGAATTGGCTATTGCTAAATATGGAGAAGATAATCTTCAACAAGATATAAAAACAGTTTTATCTCATATAATAAATGCTATCAATGCTGTTAATATATCAAAACAAAATAACTTTTTAAGAAATATTTTAAGCCGTAAGTCTGGAGGAAGTAATCCAGTAAAAGAGCCTTTTTATACATTATTTATGTCTTTTTATGAACTTCTTATCAAAGAATCTAAGGAGCCTTTTGAGTACGAAAAAGTTTTTGCTGCTGTTCAAAATTTAATAACCAAAATTAAAATGAGTCCTACTGTTAAGACGGAAAATAGAATCGACAATATTGGTCTTACTAAAGGATTGATTCAAAATTATTTTAAGCATTCCAATAGTCCAACTCGCAGTAGTGGATCATATGCTATTGATTTTGAAAATTACTTGAGACGTTCAAAAACAGAAGCACCTAATTATGATTTCAAACAGGGACTGTATACTTTAGAAGAGAAAAATAGAAGATTTGATGAGCAAAACTTAGAAAAAATTATACAAAATATTGCTGCAATAGCAAATTTAGGAAAAGGAAAAAAGGGATATATATTTATTGGTGTTACTGATAAAGAACAAGATACTCAACGCATTGAAAAGTTGGACAATATTACTGCTCCTCGTTTTTTTACATTTGGTATTGTGGGTTTAGAGCGAGAAGCACGTTTAAAAGATATTAGCCTTGATGATTACATTCTTTCTATCAGCAGAAAAATTCGCGATTCAAAATTACCAGAATGGTTAAAGACAGCAGTTAATACAAGTTTAACTCCGCTAACATATATGGAACATACAGTATTAATGATTGAGATTAAAGCTGGTAATGAGCCTGTATGGTATGGAGACAAGCTTTATATTCGTGATGGACATGAGAAAAAACCACAAGAAGTATCTGGTGGGCAAACTGCTGCGGTTTACAATCTCTTTAGGTGA
- a CDS encoding class I SAM-dependent methyltransferase: MQLRPNQRLKLDDKDDKLFYAYPRFVTHVDEGFIQQLTDLYRDRLKPNTRIFDMMSSWVSHLPEEMEFDHVEGHGLNAEELARNPRLNHYFVQNLNENPQLPLPDENFDAVLNCVSVQYVQYPEAVFSEIYRILKPGGVAIISFSNRMFFEKAIQAWREASEAQRVELVKAYFASIPGFTTAEVIAQKSTLPNFLQWLGAPGGDPFYAVIAYRS; this comes from the coding sequence ATGCAGTTAAGACCGAATCAACGCCTGAAATTAGACGATAAAGACGATAAGCTATTCTATGCCTATCCTCGCTTCGTAACCCATGTGGATGAAGGATTTATTCAACAGTTAACGGATTTATATCGCGATCGCCTGAAACCCAACACCCGTATTTTTGATATGATGAGCAGCTGGGTGTCTCATCTACCAGAAGAGATGGAGTTTGACCATGTGGAGGGACACGGACTCAATGCCGAGGAACTAGCACGTAATCCTCGCTTAAATCATTACTTTGTCCAAAATCTTAACGAAAATCCGCAGCTACCCTTACCAGATGAAAATTTTGATGCTGTTCTCAATTGCGTATCTGTGCAGTATGTGCAATATCCAGAAGCAGTATTTTCTGAAATTTACCGCATCCTGAAACCTGGTGGTGTCGCAATTATCAGCTTTTCTAACCGAATGTTTTTTGAAAAGGCAATTCAAGCTTGGCGAGAGGCTTCAGAAGCACAGCGAGTGGAATTAGTCAAAGCTTACTTCGCCTCAATTCCAGGATTTACAACCGCAGAAGTTATAGCTCAAAAATCAACATTACCGAATTTCTTGCAGTGGTTGGGCGCACCTGGAGGAGATCCGTTTTATGCAGTTATAGCTTACCGCAGTTAA
- a CDS encoding EVE domain-containing protein codes for MNYWLMKSEPEAYSIVDLQQQKETIWDGVRNYQARNFLRQMDEGDLAFFYHSSTNPPGIAGLMRVVKKDIADPTQFDAESKYYDPKSSSELPRWQTVVVEFVETFSNPISLSILKEKFSAEELMLVRQGNRLSVMPVPEAVALKILAMKTS; via the coding sequence ATGAATTATTGGTTAATGAAATCAGAACCAGAAGCCTATAGCATTGTTGACCTTCAACAGCAGAAAGAGACTATCTGGGACGGCGTTCGCAATTATCAAGCTCGCAACTTTTTGCGCCAAATGGATGAAGGAGACTTAGCTTTTTTCTATCATTCCAGCACTAATCCTCCCGGTATTGCTGGGTTAATGCGTGTAGTGAAAAAAGATATTGCTGACCCGACTCAGTTTGATGCAGAAAGTAAATACTATGACCCGAAATCAAGTTCCGAATTACCTCGGTGGCAAACAGTTGTAGTGGAGTTTGTTGAGACTTTTTCTAATCCTATCTCGCTCTCAATACTCAAAGAGAAATTTAGCGCCGAAGAGTTAATGTTGGTGAGACAAGGAAATCGGTTATCAGTAATGCCTGTCCCTGAAGCAGTAGCTTTGAAGATTCTGGCGATGAAAACCTCTTAA
- a CDS encoding ArnT family glycosyltransferase: MLYKLPLLQYIWRQIRLVGSLPYFSLLVWILPLLLFTSGHNSLMAHDEALYASRARLMFDSGNWIAPWEKAHHKTPGPYWLIASFYQIFGVSDTTARLPSMIAGILSLWLVYEIGKIMLGKKLAWLAAAILSVEFLWLQYSRLSTPDVAMVLLVLLAIWSFIKTELHPKYRYFWTFLAGLSLGLGFLVRSFMIFLPITGLLPYLIWEHRRHRHLTNPILYLGFFVGLIPTFVWLWLSWLHYGNQSFEELLNFLLFLSSNDPYDNGPLFYIWNIPLKSFPWAFFGLLGLFLTVRRPISRYNLILVGFPVVLFLELSFFTTRFPHYSLLLYPFIALLASVGLNWLGNIYQTRNSSELPLPKGKKNVSNIFTKQNLPRNLSYGFGGLGVLLIMASIVIISWGGSDIRKYATIGFAMGLGWLILPGVWISRYHFGKKFLTARYWIAGWLIPCWLALAAIGSIGLLSDYNPVFRTFLQQPAIASILQSHPIYFVQMDDKIQVMLDFYLPIQAQPVVSISQVPALSYAWIYTNQSPKLSRPHRIIDTVKEYQFIQVLP, from the coding sequence ATGTTATATAAACTACCCTTGTTACAGTATATTTGGCGTCAAATCCGCCTAGTCGGATCATTACCCTATTTTAGTTTGTTGGTTTGGATACTTCCCTTATTATTATTTACTTCTGGGCACAATAGTCTGATGGCACACGATGAAGCTCTTTATGCTTCGCGGGCCCGTCTGATGTTTGATTCTGGTAATTGGATAGCTCCTTGGGAAAAGGCACATCACAAAACCCCTGGCCCTTATTGGTTAATTGCTAGTTTTTACCAGATATTTGGTGTTAGTGATACTACTGCGCGTCTTCCTAGTATGATTGCTGGCATTTTGAGCTTATGGCTTGTGTATGAAATCGGCAAAATTATGCTAGGCAAAAAATTAGCTTGGCTTGCTGCTGCAATTTTAAGTGTAGAATTTCTCTGGCTACAATACTCTCGCTTAAGTACACCTGATGTAGCTATGGTTCTTTTGGTACTTTTAGCTATTTGGTCTTTTATTAAAACGGAATTACATCCTAAATATCGCTATTTTTGGACTTTTCTAGCTGGTTTAAGTTTAGGTTTAGGCTTCTTAGTCAGAAGCTTTATGATTTTTTTGCCAATCACAGGTTTATTACCTTATTTAATTTGGGAACATCGCCGTCATCGTCATCTTACTAACCCAATTTTATATTTAGGATTTTTCGTGGGTTTAATACCTACTTTTGTTTGGCTGTGGTTAAGTTGGCTGCACTATGGAAATCAGAGTTTTGAAGAGTTGCTCAATTTTCTTTTGTTTCTAAGTTCTAATGACCCTTATGATAATGGGCCGCTATTCTATATATGGAATATTCCTTTAAAATCATTTCCTTGGGCTTTCTTCGGACTTTTAGGTTTGTTTTTGACTGTCCGTCGTCCAATTAGTCGCTACAATTTAATATTAGTTGGCTTTCCAGTTGTCTTATTTTTGGAACTGAGTTTTTTTACTACTCGTTTCCCTCATTATAGTCTTCTCCTTTATCCATTCATAGCTTTGCTTGCATCTGTAGGTTTAAACTGGCTAGGTAATATTTATCAAACAAGAAATTCCTCAGAATTACCTCTTCCAAAAGGTAAAAAAAATGTATCAAATATTTTTACAAAGCAGAATCTTCCCCGGAATCTTAGTTATGGCTTTGGTGGGTTAGGTGTTTTACTGATTATGGCGAGTATTGTGATTATTAGTTGGGGTGGTTCTGACATCCGTAAGTATGCAACTATTGGCTTTGCTATGGGATTGGGTTGGCTAATTTTACCTGGGGTGTGGATTAGTCGTTACCACTTTGGCAAGAAGTTTCTTACAGCCCGTTACTGGATTGCAGGTTGGCTAATTCCCTGTTGGCTAGCTTTGGCGGCGATAGGTAGCATAGGCCTGTTAAGCGACTATAATCCTGTTTTTAGAACTTTTTTACAACAACCTGCGATCGCCTCAATCCTCCAATCTCATCCGATCTACTTTGTGCAAATGGACGATAAAATCCAAGTAATGCTTGATTTCTATCTTCCTATTCAAGCTCAACCAGTTGTCTCTATTTCCCAAGTACCCGCTTTAAGCTATGCTTGGATTTATACTAACCAGTCTCCTAAATTATCTCGGCCTCACCGTATTATCGATACAGTCAAAGAGTATCAGTTTATTCAAGTTCTTCCCTAA
- a CDS encoding Uma2 family endonuclease, with the protein MATSQSEYYISPEEYLEGEKFSEIKHEYIDGQVYAMAGASDAHVTVSLNVSMLLRNHLRGSGCRVYMLDMKAQIDVINRYFYPDAMVTCDIRDKEFEYFKCYPCLIIEVLSESTEGYDRGKKFASYRHLESLQEYVLISPDRMSVECFRRNDEGHWVLYPYEKGEEVHLASVDFRCAIAEIYEDVTLIDENIS; encoded by the coding sequence ATGGCCACTAGCCAAAGTGAGTACTATATCTCCCCAGAAGAATATTTAGAGGGCGAGAAATTTAGTGAAATCAAACACGAATATATTGATGGTCAAGTCTACGCAATGGCAGGAGCAAGTGACGCTCATGTTACAGTTAGCCTAAATGTATCTATGCTGCTGCGTAACCATCTCCGGGGTAGTGGATGCCGTGTCTATATGTTAGATATGAAAGCACAAATTGATGTCATCAACCGCTATTTTTATCCAGATGCAATGGTGACTTGCGATATACGAGATAAAGAATTTGAATATTTTAAGTGTTATCCTTGCTTAATTATCGAAGTGCTTTCTGAGTCAACAGAAGGCTATGACAGAGGGAAGAAATTTGCTAGTTACCGACACTTAGAATCACTACAAGAATATGTGCTAATTTCACCAGACCGAATGAGTGTAGAATGCTTCCGCCGCAATGACGAAGGACATTGGGTACTTTACCCTTATGAAAAAGGGGAAGAAGTGCATTTAGCTAGCGTTGATTTTCGTTGTGCGATCGCAGAAATATACGAAGATGTAACTTTGATAGATGAGAATATTTCCTAA
- a CDS encoding Uma2 family endonuclease, giving the protein MTFLSALTLPDHTQLPDSDGTFVKNLQEHPQSILITDSIKPVLEKLHPDSQYCIGQDSGIYWGLTDPPEKGAEAPDWFYVPNVPPTLNGKMRRSYVLWKEYIAPLIVLEFVSGDGSEERDNTPPSQGEGGNVGKFWVYEQAIRVPYYGIYEVAKAQVEVYHLVDNSYQLMKPNERGHYPIVPMDVELGIWQGFYQNAELPWLRWWDAQGNLLLTGEERAVIERQKRERIVEKLRTLSTEQLNALGIDPEMLD; this is encoded by the coding sequence ATGACTTTCTTATCAGCATTAACTTTACCTGATCACACCCAGTTACCAGACTCAGATGGTACATTTGTGAAAAATCTTCAGGAGCATCCACAAAGTATTTTAATCACAGATTCAATTAAACCTGTTCTAGAGAAACTTCATCCTGATAGTCAATATTGTATTGGACAAGATTCTGGCATCTACTGGGGATTGACAGATCCTCCTGAAAAGGGCGCTGAAGCACCAGACTGGTTTTATGTACCCAATGTACCACCGACACTTAACGGTAAAATGCGCCGTTCTTATGTGCTGTGGAAGGAATATATTGCACCCTTGATTGTGCTGGAATTTGTCTCTGGAGATGGTTCAGAAGAACGAGATAACACACCACCATCTCAAGGGGAAGGTGGAAATGTTGGGAAGTTTTGGGTTTACGAGCAGGCTATTCGAGTGCCTTATTATGGGATTTATGAAGTAGCAAAAGCGCAAGTGGAAGTTTACCACTTAGTCGATAATAGTTATCAACTGATGAAACCCAATGAACGGGGACATTACCCAATTGTTCCTATGGATGTAGAGTTAGGAATCTGGCAAGGATTTTATCAGAATGCAGAGTTACCTTGGTTGCGCTGGTGGGATGCACAAGGAAATTTACTGCTAACGGGTGAGGAACGTGCTGTGATTGAGCGACAAAAGCGGGAGAGAATTGTAGAGAAATTGCGTACTCTCTCTACTGAACAACTCAACGCTTTAGGAATTGACCCAGAAATGCTAGATTAG